A single genomic interval of Oryzias latipes chromosome 3, ASM223467v1 harbors:
- the plekho2 gene encoding pleckstrin homology domain-containing family O member 2 isoform X2, whose translation MEEGTKKDPAQHTEKALLGKAGWVKKAHGRVLTSYKDRYIQLEKTDVGVYENEDLQNCLERLDLENYDQCHELKSPFKKKHRLILIRSSKCGNKVHDVKLQAQSVEEKEAWIKALSDGISRAKNKAFDEVKVESTNLEHVTRTRPKGNRNRRPPTRIHMKEVAIGSSDGLLRLDLDVEDAVMPNGTQSTSASWTETLKEEEEEGEPEASVQKKTIEPSILPTDAEEDTLAEDTSIHESPEKKSQPNEATSCASPDGEAVSDQIPAAKTNPGPPPTPPNKPSNTLRNLVVTLQPQRGSFLPSPFLTEENLPDHPGEPEYQVDPTTESHQGKGCETDTRRAEETDGKGQLASVKGVEWGNLCDIQDSTESQSKSNSPLLTCKQNHEKSVQQKKPQFTHPNKTPTCSASDHPTRPLQAPKPPPKVPSEVLSSAEPPSNGLSQSPQLWKKTTGEEKSLSGSALNSSHQDVRVLKPAFKTKMKPEVIPDQSSSALKVRSASYENMLSNSFISQMTHSNAAECAPPPGDEFTDLQAKVAIEMENTRKLLNLAKEGGYEESSAEELLSQAMEKLRKADNVLQEIKNQKVQNRPSNRLSW comes from the exons ATGGAAGAG GGCACGAAAAAGGACCCAGCCCAGCACACAGAGAAAGCCCTCCTGGGTAAGGCCGGCTGGGTGAAGAAGGCTCACGGAAGAGTTTTGACCAGCTACAAAGACCGATACATTCAATTGGAGAAGACAGACGTTGGGGTTTATGAAAACGAG GACCTGCAGAACTGCCTAGAAAGGCTTGACCTGGAAAACTACGATCAGTGTCATGAACTGAAGAGCCCATTCAAAAAGAAGCACAGACTGATTCTCATAAGATCTTCAAAGTGTGGAAATAAG GTCCATGATGTCAAGCTCCAGGCTCAGTCTGTAGAGGAGAAGGAGGCTTGGATTAAAGCCCTCAGTGATGGAATCAGTCGTGCAAAAAACAAAGCCTTCGACGAG GTGAAAGTTGAAAGTACTAATTTAGAGCATGTTACTCGAACAAGGCCTAAAGGGAACCGGAACAGGAGGCCACCAACCAGGATCCACATGAAAGAG GTGGCCATTGGGTCTTCTGATGGTCTCCTGCGGTTAGATCTCGACGTTGAGGATGCCGTCATGCCTAATGGGACCCAGAGTACCTCTGCTAGTTGGACAGAGACTttaaaagaagaggaagaggagggtgagCCAGAGGCCAGTGTTCAGAAGAAAACGATTGAACCTTCCATTCTGCCTACCGATGCAGAGGAAGATACTTTAGCAGAAGATACGTCTATTCATGAAAGTCCAGagaaaaag TCTCAGCCAAATGAAGCCACATCTTGTGCCTCACCTGATGGAGAAGCTGTGAGTGATCAGATACCTGCTGCCAAGACCAACCCAGGACCACCACCAACCCCACCAAACAAACCCAGCAATACCCTGAGGAACCTTGTAGTCACGCTACAGCCCCAACGTGGTTCTTTCCTTCCTTCACCTTTTCTCACAGAGGAAAACCTCCCCGATCATCCCGGTGAACCTGAGTACCAGGTGGACCCCACAACAGAGTCACACCAAGGGAAGGGTTGTGAAACGGACACAAGACGAGCTGAGGAGACGGATGGGAAAGGCCAGCTGGCTTCTGTCAAAGGAGTGGAATGGGGCAACTTGTGTGACATCCAAGATTCTACCGAGTCACAAAGCAAGAGCAACAGTCCTCTTTTAACTTGCAAACAAAACCACGAGAAATCTGTCCAACAGAAAAAGCCTCAGTTCACTCATCCTAACAAGACTCCAACTTGTTCAGCCTCTGATCACCCAACCAGGCCTCTTCAAGCCCCAAAGCCTCCACCCAAAGTCCCTTCAGAGGTCCTGTCTTCAGCTGAGCCACCCTCCAACGGCCTCAGTCAGAGTCCACAGCTCTGGAAGAAAACAACTGGAGAAGAAAAGTCACTTTCAGGTTCTGCACTCAACAGTAGCCACCAAGATGTGAGGGTCCTGAAGCCTGCCTTCAAAACTAAGATGAAACCAGAGGTCATTCCTGATCAGAGCTCTTCTGCTTTGAAGGTTAGATCAGCCTCTTATGAAAACATGCTTTCCAATTCCTTCATTTCTCAGATGACCCATTCTAACGCAGCTGAGTGTGCACCACCTCCTGGAGATGAGTTCACAGACCTCCAGGCTAAAGTTGCTATTGAAATGGAAAACACAAGAAAGCTTCTTAACCTGGCTAAGGAAGGAGGTTATGAGGAGAGCTCAGCGGAGGAGCTACTGTCTCAGGCCATGGAGAAACTGAGGAAAGCTGACAATGTCCTCCAAGAGATCAAAAACCAGAAAGTTCAGAACAGGCCAAGCAACAGACTGAGCTGGTGA
- the plekho2 gene encoding pleckstrin homology domain-containing family O member 2 isoform X1 — protein sequence MEEGTKKDPAQHTEKALLGKAGWVKKAHGRVLTSYKDRYIQLEKTDVGVYENEDLQNCLERLDLENYDQCHELKSPFKKKHRLILIRSSKCGNKVHDVKLQAQSVEEKEAWIKALSDGISRAKNKAFDEVKVESTNLEHVTRTRPKGNRNRRPPTRIHMKEVAIGSSDGLLRLDLDVEDAVMPNGTQSTSASWTETLKEEEEEGEPEASVQKKTIEPSILPTDAEEDTLAEDTSIHESPEKKVQSQPNEATSCASPDGEAVSDQIPAAKTNPGPPPTPPNKPSNTLRNLVVTLQPQRGSFLPSPFLTEENLPDHPGEPEYQVDPTTESHQGKGCETDTRRAEETDGKGQLASVKGVEWGNLCDIQDSTESQSKSNSPLLTCKQNHEKSVQQKKPQFTHPNKTPTCSASDHPTRPLQAPKPPPKVPSEVLSSAEPPSNGLSQSPQLWKKTTGEEKSLSGSALNSSHQDVRVLKPAFKTKMKPEVIPDQSSSALKVRSASYENMLSNSFISQMTHSNAAECAPPPGDEFTDLQAKVAIEMENTRKLLNLAKEGGYEESSAEELLSQAMEKLRKADNVLQEIKNQKVQNRPSNRLSW from the exons ATGGAAGAG GGCACGAAAAAGGACCCAGCCCAGCACACAGAGAAAGCCCTCCTGGGTAAGGCCGGCTGGGTGAAGAAGGCTCACGGAAGAGTTTTGACCAGCTACAAAGACCGATACATTCAATTGGAGAAGACAGACGTTGGGGTTTATGAAAACGAG GACCTGCAGAACTGCCTAGAAAGGCTTGACCTGGAAAACTACGATCAGTGTCATGAACTGAAGAGCCCATTCAAAAAGAAGCACAGACTGATTCTCATAAGATCTTCAAAGTGTGGAAATAAG GTCCATGATGTCAAGCTCCAGGCTCAGTCTGTAGAGGAGAAGGAGGCTTGGATTAAAGCCCTCAGTGATGGAATCAGTCGTGCAAAAAACAAAGCCTTCGACGAG GTGAAAGTTGAAAGTACTAATTTAGAGCATGTTACTCGAACAAGGCCTAAAGGGAACCGGAACAGGAGGCCACCAACCAGGATCCACATGAAAGAG GTGGCCATTGGGTCTTCTGATGGTCTCCTGCGGTTAGATCTCGACGTTGAGGATGCCGTCATGCCTAATGGGACCCAGAGTACCTCTGCTAGTTGGACAGAGACTttaaaagaagaggaagaggagggtgagCCAGAGGCCAGTGTTCAGAAGAAAACGATTGAACCTTCCATTCTGCCTACCGATGCAGAGGAAGATACTTTAGCAGAAGATACGTCTATTCATGAAAGTCCAGagaaaaag GTTCAGTCTCAGCCAAATGAAGCCACATCTTGTGCCTCACCTGATGGAGAAGCTGTGAGTGATCAGATACCTGCTGCCAAGACCAACCCAGGACCACCACCAACCCCACCAAACAAACCCAGCAATACCCTGAGGAACCTTGTAGTCACGCTACAGCCCCAACGTGGTTCTTTCCTTCCTTCACCTTTTCTCACAGAGGAAAACCTCCCCGATCATCCCGGTGAACCTGAGTACCAGGTGGACCCCACAACAGAGTCACACCAAGGGAAGGGTTGTGAAACGGACACAAGACGAGCTGAGGAGACGGATGGGAAAGGCCAGCTGGCTTCTGTCAAAGGAGTGGAATGGGGCAACTTGTGTGACATCCAAGATTCTACCGAGTCACAAAGCAAGAGCAACAGTCCTCTTTTAACTTGCAAACAAAACCACGAGAAATCTGTCCAACAGAAAAAGCCTCAGTTCACTCATCCTAACAAGACTCCAACTTGTTCAGCCTCTGATCACCCAACCAGGCCTCTTCAAGCCCCAAAGCCTCCACCCAAAGTCCCTTCAGAGGTCCTGTCTTCAGCTGAGCCACCCTCCAACGGCCTCAGTCAGAGTCCACAGCTCTGGAAGAAAACAACTGGAGAAGAAAAGTCACTTTCAGGTTCTGCACTCAACAGTAGCCACCAAGATGTGAGGGTCCTGAAGCCTGCCTTCAAAACTAAGATGAAACCAGAGGTCATTCCTGATCAGAGCTCTTCTGCTTTGAAGGTTAGATCAGCCTCTTATGAAAACATGCTTTCCAATTCCTTCATTTCTCAGATGACCCATTCTAACGCAGCTGAGTGTGCACCACCTCCTGGAGATGAGTTCACAGACCTCCAGGCTAAAGTTGCTATTGAAATGGAAAACACAAGAAAGCTTCTTAACCTGGCTAAGGAAGGAGGTTATGAGGAGAGCTCAGCGGAGGAGCTACTGTCTCAGGCCATGGAGAAACTGAGGAAAGCTGACAATGTCCTCCAAGAGATCAAAAACCAGAAAGTTCAGAACAGGCCAAGCAACAGACTGAGCTGGTGA